TTTTATAGATAATTCCATCCGGATATAATCTATTTTTATGGGTATATTTGTCATTTCACTCTCTAAGATGAACCAAAAAGATCCAAAAGGATCGATCATAAGACACTAGCACCAAGTACAAAGTCACTTCATTGGTGCCAAAGGTTGTTATCTGCTGAAGTTCAATGATTAATGTTGCCTTTCCTAAGAAATTTCTTCAACCAGAACTTGACCTGTAACTATAGTTATTTCGGAAtaaatttatactttttatattgaaataatTTATACTTGACTTGAGACAAGATGATATCTCTGATGGCTAAATATGAAAGGTAGGGAACCACTTAATCCTTGCAATATCAACAAgtataaaataagattaaaagtATGGCCTAATCTTCACTCAACAGCCTAATTTGACTTGAATAGTCATCAAATAAttctttcataaaaaataatttttccatTTCTATGGATTCTAAGTTGCGGTTTTAAAAGATACAATTTACTAAAATAACAGACACGGAACAATAACAACTGAATCACATCTCTTTTATCCTGTTCTAAGTTCTAAACCGAACCACACACATTCGAGTCTTTTTACCAATAATTTGACTAACTTGGCCTAACTAAGATTCCACCAAATGGTAGCTATCCATAAACATTATGCAGTTGTCTGCGTATAAAATTGACGGCGAAGAACAATTAGATATAATTTAGTCAAACGGTATTCAACTATAAATTTCACATGAAAACACAAATGTGCTTTAGTTTTCACTTTCTAGTTAAAGATTAGAGTATTTGCAAATAACTAACTTCAGGTTGGTTCAGAATCAAGTATATACAAACAATAAATAGCTCAATCTTGGTGACCAACACAACAACTAGCTTCTAAGTTTTGGAATTAATGAATCAACAAGATCATATACCAAGATAATTAAGCATATTTAGCACTTAATACATTTCAGTAACATTGTCAAAGTTTCCAACTTTTCTAATTCTAATCTAGTTCCCTACTCTATACCTTcccaaaaaggggaaaaaaaaaagaacgagagagagagagagagagattaagTGACTTTACCAAATGAACACCAACCTTCCATGATTTTGGAAAACCCCAATCTATGAATCTTCATGATCAAACCCCAAAATCCAATCATGACCAAATTGGAAACCCCAAAATATCAATCAACAGCAGCAGAGGCTTGTCCATCATAATTATTCCTCCTAACCAAAGCAAAATACCCCAAAACAGCACAAACAGCAGCAACAAGATTCCCTTCCTTCAAAAGAATCTTAACCACAAACCCAAAAATCTCCCTTGTAATCTTCCTACCTTCAACAACCAAAGTTCTTTTCGGCTTACCGAAGAAAGCAAGGAGCACCACTATAGTTATCCATGTCACAAGAATCGCAGGTACCATCACAACCAAAGCTGCAACCATTGAAAGGATCCCGAAAACTGTGCCAAGAATCACTGAGGTGTAGATTGCTGGCCACCCAGATGaggatgaagaagatgatgatgaagattgaGCTTGGAGATTGTACCAAGAGAGCATGGATTTCAGAAAGTTCCATGAAGATGTTAAGAGGGTGCCATAAACAAGCAAGAAGAGACATGCCCATGTTCTTCTTTTGCTcatgatgttgaggaggaagaTGTACGAGGAAGGTGGCTCCATGGATGAAGAATTTGggggttgttgttgttgttcatcTTCTACTTTTGCCATAGACAAAACCCAGAGAAAGAACAGAACCAAACAgacaacttttcttttcttttttctttttttttttaataaaaaacccCTTTTTCTTTCGTTATTCTTCTGTGGTTCTTTTCTGTGTCGCAATCTGGTCACTGCGCATGTCTGAATCTCCGGTTACCTTATACGTGTGTACTAagatatttttaagatttaagattatctatatatacacacatagaatacaataataatatatcgATTCACACAAGagtaagttttattttttgtttttactatAGTGTACCTTCGGCTTTTTTACccaaataaattacaaaaagaaactaattttacatgatttctccgaacaaaaatgaaatacaaaaaatcCTTTCATAATATATATCGTTCTAAGAGAACTTTGTACCAAAAAataacactacaaaaaaatattgtccattaaatttattaaataaatttgtcGATAATTAGTTTACAATTAGTCGATCAAGAATTGAGAGTATTATTGATaccaaaaattatttatcagcagattttttttatttaacgcTAATTATCGGTAGATTTTTTGTCGGTATTTTCAATGAATTTGTTAAAACTGAGTTGATGATTACCGTTGAATTAATCGAACAGTAATTTTGGTGCCATTTCACAAGTTTAGGCGCCAAGTTATCGTCGGATTAATCGGATGGTAAATCTGACggtagtattttttatatatttttttagcatAGCTAAGTCGCAAGTAGTAGTCAAATTAGAATTCTTGTTAACAAAATTGTCGGCAGAAATCTAAAATTAGCAgaaattaacaaattattttattaaaaataaatggtcTGGATACAATAAAATGTCACAAAGGTAGAATACAGATCCCGATaatcgtcgtcgtcgtcgtcgtcgtggTCCCCTTATTGAGGCGGCGGTAAGGGTGCTAACATCGGATCCCTACTAACAGCGTTGCCGCTGGAACTAGCAGTGCTGCTGCCTCCAACGTGCATCTAATGGTTGTACTGCTCCATCTACTCTCGCAACTGATCGAGCTGCTCCAACTTTTCCGTCAGGTATGAGCTGATGACAATGACTCCTCCCATGCGTGCAAGAAGGTTGTTGTACCTTTATTTAGACTGCTCCACTTGCTGGTGAAGCTTTTGCGCCAGCTTTTGCACCTCCTCCCTCAAGTCGACAACTTCTTGGGGATTGGTAGGACTGGTGGTAGAGGCAGAGAAAGCCGCCAACGCGGAGGAGCGGAGGCCACTGGCAAAGAACGACCCAATCCGAAGCAGCGATTCTTGTGGGGTTCAGAGGCGGTGTCCCGCCGAACCCTATCAGATCTACCATTGAGGTCTCAGAGCAGACTTCGTTTCCCACTAAGCGGCTGAGATTGCTGTGTTGCGGCCTCCAACCTCTGTGTGTAGCCCTCCTGTGTCACACATGTCGTGATTAGGATAATAGTTAAATAAATGACTTAAAACCAAATAAATTTGAAACTTAGGATTAATTTAAACTCATATAATGGGCCACTGACCGCTAGTTAGCAAATCCTTCCTTATTGGCCTTTAAAGTATGGATATACTTGAAGGTCTCCGCTAGTGTCGCCTCACGGTCTAACGACTTAGACTACAAATTAATATatcaaccaataaaataaatgaacaaatTAAACAACTAATTCAAGTAACTActcaaaatattaaacaatgacAAAAAACCTACCAGTCTGCTCTTCATCTTCATGAAGGTTGCCGACCCATCTGTATACTTCGACGACCTGGGTGAACTCCTGTTAGCGACGTTCTTTAGACAGCGACACTTAAACCCCTCATCATTAGCAAAATAGGTCTCCAGTTCCTTCTTGATGGATGGACGGATCTACGATGTTAGGTGGTCGCAACCCCGCCAAATGTCACTCATCATCTGCTGAAGTCGTTTGGCTGCCCAATGGTCGTATATCTTCCGGATAATGAGATTATGCTCCGCATCTCATAGGAATTTCAACTGCAAAAAGTGATTCACCATTACAAAAGTTAGTCGGAATAAGATACAGTTCAAATACAGTTAATTAATTCAACATTATTAGATTCTTACCGCCCACTTCTGAAACCATCGATCTCCGGTCTCAGTCGAGATTTGCGTGTAGGTCAGCCATGGGTGGTCGTACATCGACTTAATGACGTCGATGATCTCCTGTGTGCAAGCGTTGGGGTTCGGTGCAAATCTTGTAAAGAAAAAGCATAACATTCACAAGCACATAGAAATGAATACTAAACTTAAGATTAACAAACATATAGAAACGcataataaacttaaaaaattgtatatactCATGACTGCATGCCATTGGGCCAAATCCTCAGCCGAATGACGGGCGGTAGTAGAGGGGCATCCTGCTGGTGGCACTGGAGATATCACCCACCGCGGTCTCTGTCATTGCTGGATCTGCAGAGGGTATAGCATAAGGAGACACATAGTTCGGGTTTGGGGCATGATGAATTACTAGTCTACTGGACCCGCCTGTGATGTCACAGGGATCGATGGGGTAGTCGAGGTAGAGGGTGACGACTGGACAGTCGTTAGGGATTCGGTGGAAGTCCGCCCTCTACCACGACCACGTGACCCACTCGACTTACCTCTTCTACCTGTCGTCACATCTGCACAGCGAATATATTACTCACGATAATCAGcgtatattattatttacacaAATCCAATAAATCTCAATCCATAGCATCAATCAACACACAATCAAACAATTGATTCAAATTTCACTcaaaatcttataaaatttcGTGAGAGTCTCCCCTAAAATTCGGATTCCTCTACTCTTCAAAGGTTCCATCGCTACCAAATATCTATCAACCCTTCTCAATCATTCGCAGGATAATCCATAAAAAAAAGCATGAGAGTCCTTTACTAAGACGATGAGACCCCACAGGTAAATACTTTCAAGTTCCAAATGATTATCTATTATcaccaaacaaataaaaaaagataagtaGGCAAATCAAGCCACAAGAAAGCATAATAGTATATTAATGGTATGAGAACTATGCTGAcaataataaacaaacaaacTAATATACACTACTTCCAAAAACTCTGGCCCATCTTACGTATACACTCTTCTTTCAAATCAACACACCTTTACAACAATCCAAATCATAGTCCCCTCAACAGAAGTATACTTCCATATATCTAAAGCTAATTACATTGATGGAATTATAAAGCATACATTACAAGACCAATAGCATCAAGAGTAGATACAAAATGTCCAAGAAATATTTGCACTTTCATATATTCTATGATTCTTTGcctttaagtttttttaaattGGCATTGCACTGCAATTACTGCTATTGCATAAAACTGAAGATGCAATGCAACAGATACACATTCAAAATAGCAATGTTGTGGCCAGATTCCATATTTCAACATACATTGGAAGCAAAATTCACTCACGAATGTGATGAAGATGAAAAATTAtatgcaaaattaatacaaagTTGATGCACTGAATTAGGAATTGATAAGCGACAATTTCAAAACAAGGATTAATCCAGTTATGTCCAGTCACAACAAGCAACTATAAAGCATAATACAAACAAGTCCAGCAGTAAATTTTCAGCAAAAATGACCTTAACGCAGTGAATGAACGAAATTAAAATTATCCAAACAATTTCAGtatcaaaattaatcaaaatcaacAGTAAAATAGTGACTCATTAATACAGTCAAGAATTTTCCAAACAATTCAGCATGGTGAATCAGCAAACAACTCAATAATTCAACACTTTTCAGCAATTTCAGAGCCTAATCTAACCTATTCTAACCTATCCTAAccacctaaatccactaaatcaaaaaataaaattaactaaactctactaactaattaattaacttgAAGTAATAGAATTTGAAAGAAACAgagttcaacaaaaaaattttgaatgcaGAACAAGTGAAAAGCGGAGAACATGGGTGGAGATGCTGTGGTGGCAGAAGCAGAAGCGACAGGAGCGTTTGTAGCAGCGGCAGCAGTGGTGTTTGCAGCAGCAGTAGCAGCATTCCAAACAGCGGCGGCGACGTTTGTAGTAGTGGCAGTGGCGGAGGTTAACAGAGATGAGAAGGTTAGAGAGAGTGTGTGTGGGAGGGTGAGTGGTTAAAGAGGGAGAGAAAGGTGAGAGGTAAGAGAGAGAAAGCAAATTCAAAATGAAGGGGGAGGGGTTCGCAATTTACTTTTAGGGTACGGTTACCGTCGAATTTACCGGCGGATATTTCCGACGGTAATGCGGATCACCTAAACACAACATTTCATTAAAAGTGTCTATCCTCAGAAAAATCCGACAGTAGCTCTGACGCTAAGTTTAGTGCCTATTTGGCTTGTCTTCCCGCCAAAGATTACTAGCGACGTTATTGTCGGAAGAGGTTATCCGCCGGTAATTATTTGGCATGACAAATTTTACAACAAAATCATCACTAAATTTGTGAGCAAAGTTAATACTAATGTCCAACGTTAAATTCAACgatattttacatttttcttgtagtgaaatcGTAGTAAAGCAGGACAATAtatgagttaattttaaattgaaatggTACATAAATCATGATAGAATAGGATGTTTTATAAAAGTATATAAATTGTGGcactattattatttattcacaaATCTAATACTGTTTATTAATACATAAATTATGATAGAATAGTAAACTTTTAAAGTTGTACATAAATTATGATTAATCACGCGCGTAAaacaatttatataaaaaaggcCAAACACTTAATATCGATTTATGTAAAAATAACCAAAAACCTATCATATTAAATTTTAtcgaataaaaattaaacaaatataaaaatatatgttatgaATAACATATTATAATTGCTTATAAActaatatttgaaaatatttatctttcagTAATTAATATCTCAAATATGTTAGaccatatttataaaataaaaaaaggtttaattattctgttggtctttatagttttgcgaaatttttaattaaatctttatattttttttcttttaattaggtccctacaccaattttttttttaaattaggtcTCTTTTAGCGGTAATTGGTTTAATTGTATAGtgacccaactaaaaaaaatgggTGCAggaactcaaataaaaaaaaaagtatagagattcgattaaaaaaaatttggtataaggactcaattaaaaaaaaatataaaaatctaattaaaaattttacaaaactataggaccaacaaaataattaaacctaaaaagatcataaaattcttctaataacaataacaacttagTATCATAGTAATATCTTTCTACAATAGTGTTCTTAATccgaataaaaattaatacactCAAAGACAATCCGATGATAATTAGtcttatgaaaaataattagacaaagtataatatatctaaaatactAGTTTTCgagtaattataatatttttttctattaattgtATTATAATCGTTGTAATTCTCTAAAAAAATGCTGCTATTTTCCGATTTTTTTTGCAgtgaattattttaattttatgttttttaaatcAGTCTATAtgatattataaatagatttttatttttaaattttaaaaatattatatttttatatctacAAATATTTATGTCTCATTTATAGTATAAATAGACTCTTGGTTATTTGTACCTATACCGTGACAGGGTATTCGGTGTTTGTCTTTTTGTATATAAATCATGTTAGGCTAgtgaattttatatataattttaaaagtctACTATCTTATCACGATTTATGTGTTAATAGACATTATTAGATTTGTGAGTAAATAGTGGTAGGATATGacgatttatatatttttgtaaaccaCACTATTCTATCACGATTTATGTACAATTTTAGTTTAGAATTAACTTATGAATTTTTCCTCCTAAACAATTGCAGGAGTGTTTCTGCGTGCGCATCCATTGCAGAATTGGTAAAAAGCTGCTAAGTTTTTAGAAATCCAATTTTATGCACCTAACTTTGAACATGTATAACTTTTTCGTTTTAGATGATTCTTTATTCGTTTTTCAAACAATATAAACTTTACGGACCCAATTTTTAATTAACATAGGATTTGCTAATTTATGATTCATAGGGGATTAAATAGTTTCTTATCTTATCAACTCAAAATTGGAGTAAAACCCAACAATTATCCAATGCTATATTGAACCTAAACCACCAAAATCACCAAAATCATTCAATACTCACACTAAAATGTGAATtcaaaaagggaaagaaaaatggGCACAAATAACAAAGTTTCTTACCACTTTGTTCAGATAGAATTGAAGAGGACTCCGAGACAAACGTGTGATCGctgacggctcgtcaatcgaagTTTCTTCCCCCCCACCACCATTCTGCACTCTCTCTGTAAGAAATGGAATAAccgctttaataaaataataattttttaactgc
The genomic region above belongs to Arachis duranensis cultivar V14167 chromosome 3, aradu.V14167.gnm2.J7QH, whole genome shotgun sequence and contains:
- the LOC107478124 gene encoding uncharacterized protein LOC107478124 gives rise to the protein MAKVEDEQQQQPPNSSSMEPPSSYIFLLNIMSKRRTWACLFLLVYGTLLTSSWNFLKSMLSWYNLQAQSSSSSSSSSSGWPAIYTSVILGTVFGILSMVAALVVMVPAILVTWITIVVLLAFFGKPKRTLVVEGRKITREIFGFVVKILLKEGNLVAAVCAVLGYFALVRRNNYDGQASAAVD